From a region of the Candidatus Brocadia sp. genome:
- a CDS encoding DEAD/DEAH box helicase family protein: protein MSISLNTGTREIPLKFAREITGIVHRVWDSGEFLAKATPITQDLLRFWFSDAFTETRHVNFHDGQRQAILNTIYAHEILRPESVFDLYSMISNEILAEMDLSYLRKDKFSHPKYCMKMATGTGKTWVMNALLIWQYLNARHEEKPSGCYSTNFLLVAPGLIVYERLLDAYLGKQREDGIRDFEASDFKQYEKLFIPPAYRDEVYGFIQTCVVRKEEIGRKVTGSGLIAITNWHLLAGEEEEVDSNPSPLEDPSVAVKEIFPVTPGTSAGHDLNTLDNKYLSGGEIEYLAKLESIVVFNDEAHHIHETKRAGIVSEVEWQKSLNKISENKGKKFIQIDFSATPYDVAGSGQRRTKHYFPHIVVDFDLRNAIHGGLVKTITLDRRKEIATMELDFRAMRDGNKVIGLSEGQKLMLRAGLTKLKILEKEFTDLTQDKNGITDKHPKMLVICEDTAVSPYVTGFLTQAEGLGEEDVVQIDSDKKGSIPAKEWDTIKQRLFNVDKHEKPKVIVSVLMLREGFDVNNICVIVPLRSTQAPILLEQILGRGLRLMWREPEFQDAKEENRTRLLKRKEAPSNYLDILSIVEHPAFIEFYDDLIKEGLVGEITELPRDREGILGDIIKVGLKQNYKDYDLYWPVIIQEREEFLKDVMPSLDNLKIMQWYNLDQLKLMVCEKGETFYSEEMTVKTRFGDYKVTAELFTAKSYNEFLSKLVKIITSTVVKITQRRTKDYPAMQINQASLVQLIDDFVRHNLFNQEFNPLEDNNWRVLLLSQTGITEHIIKELSKVLYEMQNTVDVQDAIVIKQYFSQVEQLKMRENFSLDMVKTIYERLPYPSNKGALEKNFMLACDHDGAVKAFLKISEMYHDFAHLNYIRSDGILSSYYPDFIIKTPKHIYLVETKAQKDIKDENVLLKKQSALDWLKKINELKPDDRDDGNWSYALVGENTFYSMQSKGASVGEILEYSKLTKQRVEGTLF from the coding sequence ATGTCCATATCGTTAAACACAGGAACCAGGGAAATTCCCTTAAAATTTGCCAGGGAAATAACAGGGATTGTTCATCGTGTGTGGGATAGCGGTGAATTTCTTGCGAAAGCAACCCCCATTACCCAGGATTTACTGCGATTCTGGTTCTCTGATGCCTTCACGGAAACCCGTCACGTTAATTTTCACGACGGACAACGGCAGGCGATTTTAAATACGATTTATGCGCATGAAATACTAAGGCCGGAGTCTGTGTTTGATTTGTATTCAATGATAAGTAATGAAATCCTGGCAGAGATGGACTTGAGTTACCTGCGAAAAGACAAATTCAGTCATCCCAAATATTGCATGAAGATGGCGACTGGCACGGGCAAGACGTGGGTAATGAACGCCCTGCTTATCTGGCAGTACTTGAATGCGAGGCACGAGGAGAAGCCAAGCGGATGCTATTCCACAAACTTTCTGCTTGTCGCCCCGGGTCTTATCGTATATGAAAGATTGCTGGACGCCTACCTTGGAAAGCAAAGGGAAGATGGAATTCGCGACTTTGAGGCTTCAGATTTTAAACAATATGAGAAGCTGTTTATCCCGCCTGCATACAGGGATGAAGTCTATGGATTCATCCAGACCTGCGTTGTCAGGAAGGAAGAAATTGGACGTAAAGTAACCGGCTCCGGGTTAATTGCTATAACCAACTGGCATTTGCTTGCGGGGGAGGAAGAAGAGGTTGATAGCAACCCCTCGCCACTTGAAGACCCATCGGTAGCGGTAAAAGAAATATTCCCGGTGACGCCAGGCACTTCTGCCGGGCATGATTTAAATACCCTGGACAACAAATATTTAAGCGGCGGTGAGATTGAGTATCTGGCAAAGTTAGAAAGCATCGTTGTTTTTAATGATGAGGCGCACCACATACACGAAACAAAACGGGCGGGGATTGTCTCAGAGGTGGAATGGCAGAAGTCGTTGAATAAAATTTCTGAAAACAAGGGAAAGAAGTTTATCCAAATTGATTTTTCTGCAACTCCTTATGATGTGGCGGGAAGCGGGCAGCGCAGGACAAAGCATTATTTCCCACATATTGTTGTCGATTTCGATTTGAGGAACGCAATTCACGGAGGGCTTGTCAAAACGATTACATTAGACAGACGCAAGGAAATTGCCACGATGGAGCTTGATTTCAGGGCAATGAGGGATGGCAATAAAGTAATAGGGCTGTCAGAGGGACAGAAATTGATGCTCCGCGCTGGTCTGACAAAACTGAAAATACTTGAAAAGGAATTTACGGATTTGACGCAAGATAAAAATGGCATTACGGATAAACATCCAAAGATGCTTGTTATATGTGAGGACACAGCGGTTTCTCCTTATGTTACCGGGTTTTTAACACAGGCCGAAGGTCTTGGTGAAGAAGACGTTGTCCAGATAGACTCTGATAAGAAAGGGAGCATTCCCGCAAAGGAATGGGACACGATTAAACAAAGACTGTTTAATGTTGACAAACACGAAAAACCAAAGGTTATCGTTTCGGTGCTCATGCTCCGCGAAGGGTTCGATGTGAATAATATCTGTGTTATCGTGCCATTACGCTCAACACAGGCGCCGATACTCCTGGAGCAGATACTTGGAAGAGGTTTGCGGTTAATGTGGAGAGAGCCCGAGTTTCAGGACGCAAAGGAAGAAAACAGAACAAGGCTCCTTAAAAGGAAGGAAGCGCCATCAAACTATTTGGATATATTAAGCATTGTAGAACACCCGGCATTTATTGAATTTTACGATGACCTTATAAAAGAAGGGCTTGTTGGCGAAATAACTGAATTACCCAGGGATAGAGAAGGTATTTTAGGGGATATTATCAAGGTCGGACTCAAACAGAATTATAAAGATTACGACCTGTACTGGCCTGTAATAATACAGGAAAGAGAGGAATTTTTAAAAGACGTAATGCCTTCTCTGGACAATCTAAAAATTATGCAGTGGTACAATCTCGACCAGCTTAAACTGATGGTGTGTGAAAAAGGAGAAACGTTCTATTCAGAAGAAATGACCGTAAAGACAAGGTTTGGCGACTACAAGGTTACGGCGGAGCTTTTCACTGCGAAAAGCTACAATGAGTTTTTATCAAAGTTGGTAAAGATAATCACAAGCACCGTTGTCAAGATTACCCAGCGTAGGACAAAGGACTATCCCGCTATGCAGATTAATCAAGCTAGTCTGGTACAGTTAATTGATGACTTTGTAAGGCACAATCTCTTTAATCAGGAATTCAATCCTCTGGAAGACAATAACTGGCGCGTGCTTTTGCTGTCACAAACCGGTATTACTGAGCACATCATAAAGGAACTTAGCAAGGTATTATATGAGATGCAGAATACCGTTGATGTGCAGGATGCCATTGTAATAAAGCAATACTTTTCACAGGTAGAACAATTAAAAATGCGGGAGAATTTTTCTCTTGATATGGTAAAGACAATCTACGAAAGGCTTCCGTATCCATCTAATAAAGGTGCATTGGAAAAGAATTTCATGCTGGCTTGTGACCATGACGGTGCGGTTAAGGCATTTCTTAAGATTAGTGAAATGTATCATGATTTTGCGCATCTGAACTACATCAGGAGCGATGGTATTCTGTCGTCTTATTATCCTGATTTTATTATAAAAACTCCAAAGCATATCTATCTTGTGGAAACAAAGGCACAGAAGGATATTAAGGATGAAAATGTTCTCCTGAAGAAACAGTCGGCGCTGGACTGGTTAAAGAAGATAAATGAATTAAAACCGGATGATCGGGATGAC
- a CDS encoding putative DNA binding domain-containing protein, whose translation MLHEQEVLKLIAGGENSYVEFKEDTVDNKKLAKEIIALSNHRGGYLLLGVDDAGKVSGIARNDNEERMVNICSDLIKPVINPAYYEMSIEGKRIGVVEIDNGCNKPYYMEDKAAKTNRYYMRYGSTTREVKHRDELQRLFQASQNIHYEIIPASYAKPETLDEYEIKEYLKNNRSGIELTEENKLNLFQSLELITFADNQYRPTIAGLLLFGKDRVTKYLPQAEIMCVKVSGTHITDEKENLKFFERNVFDNFKDAVSFFYLYNRQSFVIEGVKRIDFYDYPEKAFREILANAIIHRDYTIAGTGITVWIYDDRIEIKSPGGLPNTITVEKMKVGIKYHRNPVLAQYFFDANMVERAGQGIPKSNRWLKENGNPALGIKEGEHEVVVTMYKRGKIA comes from the coding sequence ATGCTTCATGAACAGGAGGTGCTGAAGTTGATAGCTGGCGGTGAAAACTCTTATGTAGAGTTTAAAGAGGACACCGTTGATAATAAAAAGCTTGCAAAGGAGATTATCGCATTGTCCAACCATAGAGGCGGCTACCTCCTTCTGGGCGTTGATGATGCCGGGAAGGTTTCAGGAATTGCACGGAATGATAATGAAGAGCGCATGGTAAATATATGTTCTGATTTGATAAAACCGGTAATAAATCCAGCATATTATGAAATGAGTATTGAGGGTAAACGCATCGGAGTAGTTGAAATTGATAACGGCTGCAATAAGCCATATTACATGGAGGATAAAGCTGCAAAGACAAACCGCTACTATATGAGATACGGCAGTACGACAAGGGAGGTAAAGCACAGGGATGAACTTCAGAGGCTCTTTCAGGCATCCCAAAATATTCACTATGAAATTATCCCCGCCTCTTATGCAAAACCGGAAACATTGGATGAGTATGAGATAAAGGAATATCTGAAAAATAACAGAAGTGGTATTGAACTGACTGAAGAAAACAAGCTGAATCTGTTTCAGAGTCTTGAACTGATTACTTTTGCTGACAACCAATACCGTCCGACAATTGCCGGCCTCCTGCTTTTTGGAAAAGATCGCGTTACAAAATATTTGCCGCAGGCAGAAATCATGTGTGTAAAGGTTTCCGGGACACATATCACCGATGAGAAAGAAAACCTGAAATTTTTTGAGAGAAACGTATTTGACAATTTTAAAGACGCCGTCAGCTTTTTTTATCTTTACAACAGGCAATCCTTTGTAATTGAAGGGGTGAAACGGATTGATTTTTACGATTACCCTGAAAAGGCTTTTCGGGAAATCCTGGCAAATGCCATTATTCACAGGGATTACACGATAGCCGGGACGGGTATTACCGTCTGGATATATGATGACAGAATAGAAATCAAAAGCCCGGGCGGGCTTCCCAATACCATAACAGTAGAAAAGATGAAGGTCGGCATCAAGTATCACAGAAACCCGGTATTGGCACAGTATTTTTTTGATGCAAATATGGTTGAACGGGCAGGACAAGGCATTCCAAAATCCAACCGCTGGCTAAAGGAAAATGGGAATCCAGCGCTTGGTATAAAAGAAGGTGAACATGAGGTCGTGGTAACAATGTACAAACGAGGAAAAATTGCCTAA
- a CDS encoding site-specific DNA-methyltransferase, whose product MAESLIEQLPKIVAEGKKEVERILEKISSPHKLTLQTNEFVLPCKDTSGLFKGLIPEFKPKARKYLGESQLGFAGISPGGQQKLHSEIGGEWVNRLCYGDNLLVMQALLAGDPATGLPSMRGKIDLIYNDPPFDSKADYRTKVMLPGATLEQRPTVIEQSAYSDTWKDGTVSYLKMMYPRLALMRELLSEQGSIYVHIDWHVGHYVKVLMDEIFGKENFRNEIYAKRIRKNVQERERVPRLNEALDSIYFYAKSSKHFINPPKKYNPKLERWHALDAQGLRNGMDYPLFGKIPPSGRHWAWTKEKAEQAIKEGKLRPNPQTGKPEYKIEATDHILRDTLWEDITVSAFTTGYSTEKKETLLECVLGMSSDKNSIIADFFTGSGTTAAVAEKLGRRWIVCDIGKPAIMITRKRLIDQEAKPFLYQSIGDYQKEAFASSRLFRRVGDLAHVVLNLYGAIPFPEENNPNRNIGYIKESKTLVMVDSPSKLTGFATMKKAQELRESFMGGWRKVVVLGWNFVFDIAAQIQALNDDKLEVLVIPPDLLDKLKTKAGYEKLLKTGQVRFSSLQYLSIKKPKVRGIDDNMDELTITLDNYVLLSPDALPLDEANKEKLQTVIEKDPLALIEYWSVDPDYDCETFRSKWQDYRNNTSNDSDPHHVVLEAKLKVPKVHHKRKICVKAVDVFGFESVVIKDTEE is encoded by the coding sequence ATGGCTGAATCACTGATAGAACAGTTGCCAAAGATCGTTGCTGAGGGGAAGAAGGAGGTTGAACGGATACTGGAGAAGATCTCGTCCCCTCATAAGCTGACGTTGCAGACAAATGAGTTTGTGTTGCCATGCAAAGACACATCGGGTCTTTTCAAGGGGCTAATTCCAGAATTCAAGCCAAAGGCAAGGAAATATCTGGGTGAATCGCAATTGGGATTTGCGGGGATATCCCCCGGTGGACAGCAAAAACTGCACTCTGAAATTGGCGGTGAATGGGTAAACCGTTTGTGTTACGGAGATAATCTCCTGGTGATGCAGGCATTACTTGCAGGCGATCCGGCGACAGGTTTGCCATCCATGCGTGGGAAGATTGATTTGATATATAACGATCCTCCCTTTGACAGCAAGGCAGATTACCGCACAAAGGTTATGCTACCGGGTGCTACATTGGAACAAAGACCAACCGTTATTGAGCAGTCGGCCTATTCAGACACCTGGAAAGACGGGACGGTAAGCTATTTAAAGATGATGTATCCTCGACTGGCGCTCATGAGGGAATTGCTGAGCGAACAAGGCTCTATTTATGTACATATTGACTGGCATGTGGGACATTATGTGAAGGTGTTGATGGATGAGATATTTGGGAAAGAAAATTTTAGGAATGAGATTTATGCAAAAAGAATTAGAAAAAATGTTCAAGAACGAGAAAGGGTACCGCGATTAAATGAAGCGCTCGACTCAATTTATTTTTATGCGAAATCAAGCAAGCACTTTATAAACCCTCCCAAAAAATATAATCCAAAACTAGAAAGGTGGCATGCATTAGATGCTCAAGGGTTAAGAAACGGCATGGATTATCCATTGTTTGGTAAAATTCCACCATCAGGTCGCCATTGGGCATGGACAAAGGAAAAAGCAGAACAGGCAATAAAAGAAGGGAAATTAAGACCTAACCCACAAACGGGAAAGCCAGAATATAAAATTGAAGCAACCGACCATATTCTGAGAGACACTTTATGGGAGGACATAACTGTTTCTGCGTTTACTACCGGATATAGCACCGAGAAGAAAGAAACGTTGCTTGAGTGTGTACTTGGCATGTCTTCTGATAAAAATTCCATTATCGCTGACTTTTTTACAGGTTCAGGCACTACCGCAGCCGTTGCCGAAAAACTTGGCCGTCGTTGGATTGTATGCGACATCGGCAAACCCGCCATCATGATCACCCGCAAACGCCTCATTGATCAGGAGGCAAAGCCGTTCCTTTATCAATCCATTGGCGATTACCAAAAAGAGGCATTTGCCTCAAGCAGGCTGTTTCGCCGGGTGGGCGACCTTGCCCACGTGGTGCTCAACCTTTACGGTGCGATACCATTCCCGGAAGAAAATAATCCCAACCGCAACATTGGTTATATAAAAGAATCCAAGACGCTGGTCATGGTTGATTCTCCATCCAAACTGACAGGTTTTGCCACCATGAAAAAGGCGCAGGAACTACGGGAATCCTTTATGGGCGGGTGGAGGAAGGTCGTCGTCCTGGGCTGGAATTTCGTCTTTGACATTGCCGCGCAGATACAGGCATTGAATGATGACAAACTGGAAGTCCTGGTTATACCGCCCGATCTCCTCGATAAGCTCAAGACAAAGGCAGGTTATGAAAAGCTCTTAAAAACAGGGCAGGTGCGTTTTTCATCCTTGCAATATTTGTCCATTAAAAAGCCAAAGGTAAGAGGCATTGACGACAATATGGATGAATTGACCATTACCCTGGATAACTACGTCCTGCTTTCTCCAGACGCACTGCCTCTCGACGAGGCAAACAAAGAAAAATTACAGACGGTTATAGAAAAAGACCCACTGGCGTTAATCGAATACTGGTCTGTTGACCCCGACTACGACTGCGAGACATTCAGAAGCAAATGGCAGGATTACCGGAATAATACATCGAACGACTCAGACCCGCACCACGTCGTCCTTGAAGCCAAGTTGAAAGTTCCCAAAGTTCATCATAAGAGAAAGATATGCGTAAAGGCGGTTGACGTGTTTGGGTTTGAGAGCGTTGTGATTAAGGATACAGAGGAATAA
- a CDS encoding transporter has product MDRKIFSKALELYFIMFCFVFATAFAEEPKKIVDDSFLIEEAYNQEAGVVQHIQTFQYMKDKTWDYSFTQEWPVLGQTHQLSYKIPITHVTDPDNSTGIGDVMISYRYQAIMQDRIAFSPRFSALFPTGDYKRGMGSGSPGIQTNLPFSIELSDKWITHWNIGATYTPNSKDSVGSESDNLVGNVGASIIWLIKEDFNFMLEVLWSHSEIFNEEVFTREEDSLLISPGVRYAINFESGLQIVPGIAFPVGLGASEGEYGVFAYLSFEHPLF; this is encoded by the coding sequence TTGGATAGAAAAATATTTTCCAAAGCCCTGGAACTGTATTTCATAATGTTTTGCTTTGTTTTTGCAACGGCTTTTGCTGAAGAACCCAAAAAAATCGTTGATGATTCATTTCTCATCGAAGAAGCGTACAATCAGGAAGCCGGAGTTGTCCAGCATATCCAGACATTTCAATATATGAAAGATAAAACCTGGGATTACTCCTTTACCCAGGAGTGGCCGGTTCTGGGACAAACCCATCAACTATCCTACAAGATACCAATTACTCATGTTACCGATCCCGATAATTCTACCGGCATTGGCGATGTAATGATCAGCTATCGGTACCAGGCCATCATGCAGGACAGAATTGCGTTCTCGCCCCGATTTTCTGCCTTGTTTCCTACAGGGGATTATAAAAGAGGAATGGGAAGCGGCTCCCCCGGAATTCAAACGAATCTTCCGTTCAGTATAGAACTTTCAGACAAATGGATAACGCATTGGAACATCGGGGCAACTTATACCCCAAACAGTAAAGATTCAGTTGGATCTGAGTCTGACAACCTTGTTGGAAATGTCGGGGCAAGCATTATCTGGCTGATCAAAGAGGACTTCAATTTCATGCTGGAAGTTTTGTGGAGTCACAGCGAGATTTTTAACGAAGAAGTGTTTACACGAGAAGAAGATTCATTGCTTATCAGTCCGGGCGTTCGTTATGCAATAAACTTTGAATCAGGCCTGCAGATAGTGCCGGGGATTGCATTTCCTGTGGGTCTGGGAGCTTCAGAGGGTGAATATGGTGTTTTTGCATATTTGTCATTCGAACACCCCCTCTTTTAA
- a CDS encoding type II toxin-antitoxin system PemK/MazF family toxin translates to MEMNQYDIYLVNFDPTIGSEIQKTRPCLVISPDEMNQNIQTIIIAPMTTKSHSYPTRVKINFQKRTGWIVLDQIRTVDRSRLVKRLGRITDDAITKIKSIIKEMLVD, encoded by the coding sequence ATGGAAATGAACCAGTACGATATATATCTCGTCAATTTCGATCCTACGATCGGTTCTGAAATCCAGAAGACAAGACCTTGCCTGGTAATTTCCCCTGATGAAATGAACCAAAATATTCAGACAATCATTATTGCACCAATGACTACAAAGTCCCACAGTTACCCAACCAGGGTGAAAATAAATTTTCAGAAGAGAACAGGCTGGATAGTGCTTGATCAGATAAGAACAGTTGACAGGAGTCGGTTGGTCAAAAGATTGGGGCGAATAACTGATGATGCCATCACAAAGATTAAATCAATAATTAAAGAGATGCTAGTTGATTGA
- a CDS encoding AbrB/MazE/SpoVT family DNA-binding domain-containing protein: MKTKLVSIGNSKGIRIPMAILKQCKIENEIDLEVEKEKIVIKPVKTSPREGWNDAFRLMHDKKDDALLFDETIDSMENWEWK, from the coding sequence GTGAAGACAAAACTTGTGTCAATAGGAAATTCAAAAGGTATCAGGATACCGATGGCAATACTGAAGCAATGCAAGATTGAAAATGAGATTGATTTGGAAGTCGAAAAAGAAAAAATAGTAATCAAGCCGGTAAAAACCAGCCCTCGAGAGGGATGGAATGACGCCTTCCGATTAATGCACGACAAAAAGGATGATGCATTGTTGTTTGATGAGACCATAGACTCAATGGAAAATTGGGAATGGAAATGA